In one Brevinematales bacterium genomic region, the following are encoded:
- a CDS encoding class I SAM-dependent methyltransferase, whose translation MKDDFQNEEWAMIYDLVYRGKRAEEHQYYRELVGGVPGAKALEIACGTGWLTLDLLAEGADVYGLDISAEMLKYLEQNAAGRGLDINGRFSRQSMVDFQYPFQFDLILIPGRSFLHLATQDEQIRALRNIRAHLNPGGQLILNFFRPSLDMLNNASSPNDRYQVMGKYFIGSMDEDVEVSFNHWYDIIPQVQYIKWRFDYLKSGRQVFTDMSLRWIYEQEFRLLLMLAGFGKFDVYGDFTSKPFDGSMGEMVWFAGG comes from the coding sequence ATGAAGGATGATTTCCAGAACGAAGAATGGGCGATGATATACGACCTGGTCTACCGGGGAAAACGTGCCGAGGAGCACCAGTACTATCGCGAACTCGTCGGGGGAGTTCCCGGCGCGAAGGCGCTGGAAATCGCGTGCGGAACGGGTTGGCTGACCCTCGACCTCCTCGCGGAAGGGGCTGACGTATACGGTCTGGATATTTCCGCCGAGATGCTGAAATACCTCGAACAAAACGCGGCCGGGCGCGGGCTCGATATCAACGGGAGGTTTTCACGGCAAAGTATGGTCGATTTTCAGTATCCCTTTCAATTCGACCTGATACTTATCCCCGGACGCTCCTTCCTGCATCTCGCGACTCAGGATGAACAGATCCGCGCGCTGAGAAATATCCGGGCGCACCTGAACCCCGGCGGTCAACTTATCCTGAACTTTTTCCGTCCCTCCCTCGATATGCTGAATAATGCTTCATCCCCCAACGACCGTTATCAGGTGATGGGGAAATACTTTATCGGGAGCATGGATGAGGATGTCGAGGTATCGTTCAACCATTGGTACGATATTATCCCGCAGGTGCAGTATATCAAGTGGCGGTTCGATTACCTGAAGAGCGGCAGGCAGGTTTTCACCGATATGTCTCTCCGTTGGATATACGAGCAGGAATTCCGGCTGCTGCTCATGCTCGCGGGGTTCGGTAAGTTTGACGTGTACGGGGATTTTACATCGAAGCCGTTCGATGGGAGTATGGGCGAAATGGTCTGGTTTGCCGGGGGATAA
- a CDS encoding pyridoxal phosphate-dependent aminotransferase: MPELAHRVKSVSASETLAIAARAKALKKQGVDVISLAAGEPDWDMPYEAKEAALTAVREGNTRYTAASGLPELKEAVAEKLTAENKIETVASNVIITTGAKYALFSVIQALVNPDDEVILIAPYWVSYIEMVKMAGGVPKIIHTSEDDGFKLDIDELEGFITSRVKGIILNYPSNPSGVTYTAEELRRIGEIAVKKDIFIISDEIYEYFSYDQPHTSIASLSKKIADQTITINGFSKSYAIPGWRVGYATGPADIINAMNNIQSHSTSNPNTIAQISMLTALKESRKWVDKMITEFKERREFMVDALNSLHGFRCIKPEGAFYVFPNIQYYLGNEVGGEVPTDTVAFSNILMDKAHVSVVPGSSFGLQGHVRISYCESIPRLKEAIARIDSILEK; encoded by the coding sequence ATGCCCGAATTAGCCCACCGTGTCAAATCGGTTTCCGCCTCAGAAACACTCGCTATCGCCGCAAGAGCGAAAGCATTGAAAAAACAGGGCGTGGACGTTATTTCTTTGGCTGCCGGCGAGCCCGACTGGGATATGCCCTACGAGGCGAAAGAAGCCGCGTTGACTGCGGTCCGCGAAGGGAATACCCGTTATACCGCCGCGTCCGGTCTCCCGGAATTAAAGGAAGCGGTCGCTGAAAAACTTACCGCCGAGAATAAGATAGAAACTGTCGCGTCGAACGTGATCATCACTACCGGCGCGAAATACGCGCTTTTCAGCGTCATCCAGGCTCTCGTAAATCCCGACGACGAGGTCATACTGATCGCGCCGTACTGGGTCAGTTATATCGAGATGGTCAAGATGGCGGGCGGTGTGCCGAAAATCATCCATACATCCGAGGACGACGGGTTTAAGCTCGATATCGACGAACTCGAGGGTTTTATCACCTCGCGGGTAAAAGGAATCATCCTGAACTACCCGTCTAACCCCAGCGGCGTCACCTATACCGCAGAGGAACTCCGCCGTATCGGTGAAATAGCCGTGAAGAAGGACATATTTATCATATCCGACGAAATATACGAGTACTTCAGCTACGATCAGCCCCATACGAGTATCGCGTCGCTGTCTAAAAAGATCGCCGATCAGACAATTACTATTAACGGTTTCTCGAAGTCGTACGCTATCCCCGGATGGCGTGTCGGTTACGCGACCGGGCCGGCGGATATTATCAACGCGATGAACAATATCCAGAGCCATTCTACATCCAACCCGAACACGATCGCGCAGATATCCATGCTGACCGCGCTGAAAGAATCGCGTAAATGGGTCGATAAAATGATCACGGAGTTCAAGGAACGCCGTGAATTTATGGTAGACGCTCTGAACAGCTTGCACGGTTTCCGCTGTATCAAGCCGGAAGGCGCGTTCTATGTCTTCCCTAATATACAGTACTATCTCGGTAACGAGGTCGGCGGGGAAGTGCCCACCGATACGGTTGCTTTTTCAAATATTCTGATGGATAAAGCCCATGTCTCCGTTGTTCCCGGAAGCTCCTTCGGACTCCAGGGACACGTGAGGATTTCCTATTGTGAATCCATACCGCGCCTGAAGGAAGCGATTGCGCGGATAGATTCGATTTTGGAAAAATAA